Part of the Kineococcus aurantiacus genome, GCCTACCGCCGGCGCGAAGGCGCCGGACCCGGCGAGGTGCTGCTGGAGGCCCGTTCCCTCAACGCCCCGCCGAAGGTCCGCGACGTCTCCTTCACCCTGCGCGCCGGGGAGGTCATCGGCCTGGCCGGGCTGATGGGCAGCGGGCGCACGGAACTGGCCCGGGCCCTGTTCGGCATCGACAAGGTGACCTCCGGGAGCGTCAGCGTGCGGGGGCGGACCGTCGACCTGTCCTCACCCGCCAAGGCGATCGAGGCCGGTCTCGCGCTCATCCCCGAGGACCGCCGCGAGCAGGGTCTGGTGCTGGAGCACTCCGTGGCGGACAACCTGCTGCTGCCCCTGCTCGGCGAGGTCGGGCGCGGCCCGCTGCTCGACGGCCGCCGCGGGCGCGAACTGGCCGGAGACCTCATCCGCCGGTTCGCGGTGAAGGTCGCCCACCCGAACCGGCCCGTCCGGCTGCTGTCGGGCGGAAACCAGCAGAAGGTCGTGCTCGCCAAGTGGATGGGCACCGACCCCGACGTCCTCATCCTCGACGAACCCACCGCCGGGGTCGACATCGGCACCAAGAGCGAGATCGTGGAGATGATCCGGGGCCTCGCCGCCGACGGCAAGGGCGTCATCGTCATCTCCTCCGAGTACCCCGAACTCCTGGCGGTCAGCGACCGGGTCCTCATCGTGCGCGACGGGACCGTCGTCGCCGAGCACCCGCGCGACGCGATCGCCGACGAGGAGTTCCTCGAACTAGCCGTCCAGGGAGTGACCCGATGAGCACCGCCGCAGTCAGCAAGAGCACCTCGTCGACCGCCGCCGCGATCGGCCGACTCGACTGGCGCCGCTACGTCATCTACATCGGCTTCGCGGTCGTCTTCGCCTTCTTCGCCGTCCTCCTGCGCGACGACGGCTTCCTGTCGCCGACCAACCTGCTGAACATCTTCCGGCAGACCGCCACCATCACCGTCATCGCGGTCGGCATGACCTTCGTCATCGCCTGCGCCCAGATCGACCTCAGCGTGGGGTCGGTGGCGGGCCTGTCGTCGGTGTGCGCCGCCATGGCCATCGCCCACCACGGCCTGGTGGCCGGTGTCGTCGCCGGCCTGCTGGTGGGGCTCGTCATCGGCTCCCTCAACGGTGCCCTGGTCAGCCTGCTGGGCATCCCCTCGTTCCTCGTGACCCTGGGCATGCTCGGGGTGGCCGCCGGCCTGGCGCAGTGGATCACCGCCTCCGCGCCCCAGCCCATCCTCGACGACACCTTCAACCTGCTGTTCGGCGGCGGGAACTTCGGCCCCGTCCCCGGGCTGCTGCTGTGGAGCCTCGTGTTCGTCGTCGTCGGGGCGGTCGTGCTGGCCAAGACGCGGTTCGGCCGCCAGGTGCTGGCCACCGGCGGCAACCGGACCGCCGCGCAGTTCACGGGCGTGAACACCAGGCGCATCACCTTCACCGTGATGCTCCTGTCGGGCCTGGTCGCCTCGGTGGCCGGGATGCTCTACGCCGGGCGCCTGGAGTCCGGCCGGTTCCAGTGGGGCGCCGGTGACGAGCTGTCCGCCATCGCCGCGGTGATCCTCGGCGGCACCAGCCTCTTCGGCGGCGCCGGCTCCGTCGTCGGCACCCTCATGGGCGCCCTGCTCATCGGGCTGATCAACAACGGCCTCATCCTGGCCGGTCTGGACTCCAGCCAGCAGCAGGTCGTCCGCGGCGTGATCATCATCCTCGCCGTCGCCCTGGCCCGCAAGAAGTGACCGCGCCCCGGCGACGGGGCGGACCCACCACCACCTGAGGAACTGCAGTGCGACTCGCGTACCACACCATCACCTGGGGCGGCGTCGTCGGTCACGCCACCGGCGTCACCAGCGTCAAGGACCTCTTCTACCGCACCAACGGCTCCATGGCCGAGGCCGTGCGCGACATCGGCGCCGCCGGCTACGAGGGCACCGAGATGTTCGACGGGAACCTCCTCGACTTCGCCGACGAACCCGGCACCCTGAAGGGTCTGCTCGACGAGGCCGGCCTGGAACTGGTCAGCGTCTACACCGGGGCGAACTTCGTCTACGCCGACGTCCTGCCCGACGAGCTGCACCGCGTCCGGCGGGCCGCGGAACTGGCCGCCACCTTCGGCGCCGGCCGGCTGGTCGTCGGCGGGGGCGCCACCCGCAGCGCCGGCATCCCCGGGGAGGACTACGACCGCCTCGGCGAGACCCTGGACCGGGTCACCGCGATCGCCGAGGAGCACGGCCTGGAGGCCAGCTACCACCCGCACCTGTCCACCATCGTCGAGTCCCCCGAGCAGCTGGACCGCCTGATGAGCCGGACCCGGATCGGTTTCTGCCCCGACACCGCGCACCTCGCCGCGGGCGGCGGCGACCCCGCCGCCCTCATCCGCCGCTACCCCGACCGGATCCGGCACGTCCACCTGAAGGACTTCCGCCCCGAACCCTTCGCCTTCCTCCCGCTGGGCGAAGGCACCCTCGACCTGCCCGACATCGTCGCGGCCGTGCGCGAGTCCGGCTACGACAGCTGGCTCGTGGTCGAGCTGGACGAGTACGCCGGGCACCCCGCCGAGGCCGCCCGGACCAGCAAGGCGTACCTGGACCGGCTGCTGGCCACCGGCCGCTGAACCGGCCCGCCCCTCCCCCGCAACGACCCCCCACGAACTCCAGGAGCAGCACCGTGCGAACCCTCAACGTCGGCCTCATCGGCGGCGGTTTCATGGGCAAGGCCCACTCCCTGGCCTACGCGGCCATGCCCATGTTCTTCTGGCCCGCCCCCGCGCTGCCCGTGCGGTCCGTCATCGCCGAGTCGAACGAGGAACTGGCCGCCGAAGCCGCGCGCCGCTTCGGCTTCGAGCGGTCCACCGGCGACTGGCGCCAGGTCGTCGAGGACCCGGACGTCGACGTCGTCGACATCGCCACGCCCAACCACCTGCACGCCGAGATCGCCGTCGCCGCCGCGCGCGCCGGCAAGCACATCATCTGCGAGAAGCCGCTGGCGCGCACCGCCCCCGAGGCCGCGCAGATGTGGAACGCCGTGAAGGACGCCGGGACCGTGCACATGGTGGCGTTCAACTACCGCCGCACCCCCGCCGTCGCCCTGGCGAAGAAGTACCTCGAGGAGGGCGCCATCGGCCGCGTCCTGAACTTCCGCGGGACCTACCTGCAGGACTGGAGCGCCGACCCGGACTCCCCGCTGTCGTGGCGGTTCCAGAAGGACATCGCCGGTTCCGGCGCGCTGGGCGACATCGGCAGCCACGTCGTCGACCTGGCCCGCTACCTC contains:
- a CDS encoding Gfo/Idh/MocA family protein, which codes for MRTLNVGLIGGGFMGKAHSLAYAAMPMFFWPAPALPVRSVIAESNEELAAEAARRFGFERSTGDWRQVVEDPDVDVVDIATPNHLHAEIAVAAARAGKHIICEKPLARTAPEAAQMWNAVKDAGTVHMVAFNYRRTPAVALAKKYLEEGAIGRVLNFRGTYLQDWSADPDSPLSWRFQKDIAGSGALGDIGSHVVDLARYLVGEIASVNAMTSTFIPTRPLQSGGADSLGTTRGGDGPRGDVDVDDEVMTMLRFADGAVGSIEATRNAWGRNNHITFEIHGTEGSIVFNYERRDELQVCFASDGGDRRGFRTVYTGPNTPYGHGLWPIPALGIGYGETKIIEAYDFFSAIATGGSVSPNFKDGYQATLVDDAVLASAATGAWTDVPQVDG
- a CDS encoding ATP-binding cassette domain-containing protein, with the protein product MSGIEKSFDGVAVLRGVDFEVARGEVHALAGGNGAGKSTLMKILQGVYTRDAGTIEIDGRPVEIRSIQDARAAGIGMVFQEFSLVPSLTVAQNIFLGAEPLGRGRLVDDRAAVRQASVVFEEMGVQVDPRAVVGNLSTAYWQLTEIAKALARDAKVLVMDEPTASLARHESEALFELIGRLTAHGLAIVYISHRMEEVYRIADRITVLRDGNRLLTRPLTGITPAQIVEGIVGRTLGNEMAYRRREGAGPGEVLLEARSLNAPPKVRDVSFTLRAGEVIGLAGLMGSGRTELARALFGIDKVTSGSVSVRGRTVDLSSPAKAIEAGLALIPEDRREQGLVLEHSVADNLLLPLLGEVGRGPLLDGRRGRELAGDLIRRFAVKVAHPNRPVRLLSGGNQQKVVLAKWMGTDPDVLILDEPTAGVDIGTKSEIVEMIRGLAADGKGVIVISSEYPELLAVSDRVLIVRDGTVVAEHPRDAIADEEFLELAVQGVTR
- a CDS encoding TIM barrel protein, giving the protein MRLAYHTITWGGVVGHATGVTSVKDLFYRTNGSMAEAVRDIGAAGYEGTEMFDGNLLDFADEPGTLKGLLDEAGLELVSVYTGANFVYADVLPDELHRVRRAAELAATFGAGRLVVGGGATRSAGIPGEDYDRLGETLDRVTAIAEEHGLEASYHPHLSTIVESPEQLDRLMSRTRIGFCPDTAHLAAGGGDPAALIRRYPDRIRHVHLKDFRPEPFAFLPLGEGTLDLPDIVAAVRESGYDSWLVVELDEYAGHPAEAARTSKAYLDRLLATGR
- a CDS encoding ABC transporter permease, with the translated sequence MSTAAVSKSTSSTAAAIGRLDWRRYVIYIGFAVVFAFFAVLLRDDGFLSPTNLLNIFRQTATITVIAVGMTFVIACAQIDLSVGSVAGLSSVCAAMAIAHHGLVAGVVAGLLVGLVIGSLNGALVSLLGIPSFLVTLGMLGVAAGLAQWITASAPQPILDDTFNLLFGGGNFGPVPGLLLWSLVFVVVGAVVLAKTRFGRQVLATGGNRTAAQFTGVNTRRITFTVMLLSGLVASVAGMLYAGRLESGRFQWGAGDELSAIAAVILGGTSLFGGAGSVVGTLMGALLIGLINNGLILAGLDSSQQQVVRGVIIILAVALARKK